One genomic segment of Sminthopsis crassicaudata isolate SCR6 chromosome 4, ASM4859323v1, whole genome shotgun sequence includes these proteins:
- the CA14 gene encoding carbonic anhydrase 14 isoform X1, producing the protein MLLFLNLLLELVRTLAADGGSHWTYEGPHGQDHWPATFPECGSNAQSPIDIQTERVTFDSELPVLKPHGYDQPGPEPLSLHNNGHTVQLSLPPTLNLEGLPRNYVAAQLHLHWGRKGQPGGSEHQVNSEATAAELHIVHYDADSFNNLNEAAQKPQGLAVLGILIEVGENQSPAYEHILSHLEKIRYRGQTTLMSAFDVGGLLPPELGEYYRYNGSLTTPPCYQSVLWTVFHRKAQISMEQLEKLQETLLSTEESEPSKLLVQNYRAPQPLNHRLVLASFIPEGAFYSTGEMVGLGLAILFGCLCLLLAGYFIARKIRRKRLGEQKSVVFTSSRRVTSEE; encoded by the exons ATGCTGCTATTTCTTAACCTCTTGTTAGAGCTGGTCCGGACTCTGGCTGCAGATGGGG GTTCCCACTGGACATATGAAG gCCCACATGGTCAGGACCATTGGCCAGCCACTTTCCCTGAATGTGGGAGCAATGCCCAGTCTCCTATCGACATACAAACAGAAAGAGTGACATTTGATTCAGAGCTGCCTGTCCTGAAGCCCCATGGTTATGACCAGCCTGGCCCAGAGCCCCTCTCTCTGCACAACAATGGACACACAG TGCAACTGTCCCTGCCCCCCACTCTAAACCTGGAAGGGCTACCCCGAAATTACGTAGCAGCCCAGCTCCACCTGCACTGGGGCCGAAAAGGGCAGCCAGGGGGGTCAGAACACCAGGTCAACAGTGAAGCCACAGCTGCAGAG CTCCATATTGTCCACTATGATGCTGATTCTTTTAACAACCTGAATGAAGCTGCTCAAAAGCCTCAGGGACTAGCTGTTCTGGGCATCCTCATTGAG GTAGGTGAGAACCAGAGCCCAGCTTATGAACACATCTTGAGTCACTTGGAAAAAATCAGGTATAGAG GTCAGACCACCTTGATGTCAGCCTTTGATGTGGGAGGGCTGCTTCCTCCAGAGCTGGGGGAATACTACAGGTACAATGGCTCACTCACTACTCCTCCTTGCTACCAGAGCGTCCTCTGGACTGTCTTCCACAGAAAGGCTCAGATTTCTATGGAGCAG TTGGAGAAGCTACAGGAGACTTTATTATCTACAGAGGAGAGTGAACCCTCAAAGTTACTGGTCCAGAACTACAGAGCCCCTCAACCCCTCAACCATCGACTGGTTCTTGCCTCTTTCATCCCAG AAGGAGCCTTTTATTCCACAG GTGAAATGGTGGGTCTAGGCCTGGCAATCTTGTTCGGCTGTCTCTGCCTCTTGCTTGCTGGTTACTTCATTGCCAGGAAAATTCG GAGGAAGAGGCTGGGAGAACAGAAGAGTGTGGTCTTCACTTCATCCCGACGGGTTACCTCAGAGGAGTAG
- the CA14 gene encoding carbonic anhydrase 14 isoform X2: MLLFLNLLLELVRTLAADGGMYICPHGQDHWPATFPECGSNAQSPIDIQTERVTFDSELPVLKPHGYDQPGPEPLSLHNNGHTVQLSLPPTLNLEGLPRNYVAAQLHLHWGRKGQPGGSEHQVNSEATAAELHIVHYDADSFNNLNEAAQKPQGLAVLGILIEVGENQSPAYEHILSHLEKIRYRGQTTLMSAFDVGGLLPPELGEYYRYNGSLTTPPCYQSVLWTVFHRKAQISMEQLEKLQETLLSTEESEPSKLLVQNYRAPQPLNHRLVLASFIPGEGADGEMVGLGLAILFGCLCLLLAGYFIARKIRRKRLGEQKSVVFTSSRRVTSEE; encoded by the exons ATGCTGCTATTTCTTAACCTCTTGTTAGAGCTGGTCCGGACTCTGGCTGCAGATGGGGGTAtgtacattt gCCCACATGGTCAGGACCATTGGCCAGCCACTTTCCCTGAATGTGGGAGCAATGCCCAGTCTCCTATCGACATACAAACAGAAAGAGTGACATTTGATTCAGAGCTGCCTGTCCTGAAGCCCCATGGTTATGACCAGCCTGGCCCAGAGCCCCTCTCTCTGCACAACAATGGACACACAG TGCAACTGTCCCTGCCCCCCACTCTAAACCTGGAAGGGCTACCCCGAAATTACGTAGCAGCCCAGCTCCACCTGCACTGGGGCCGAAAAGGGCAGCCAGGGGGGTCAGAACACCAGGTCAACAGTGAAGCCACAGCTGCAGAG CTCCATATTGTCCACTATGATGCTGATTCTTTTAACAACCTGAATGAAGCTGCTCAAAAGCCTCAGGGACTAGCTGTTCTGGGCATCCTCATTGAG GTAGGTGAGAACCAGAGCCCAGCTTATGAACACATCTTGAGTCACTTGGAAAAAATCAGGTATAGAG GTCAGACCACCTTGATGTCAGCCTTTGATGTGGGAGGGCTGCTTCCTCCAGAGCTGGGGGAATACTACAGGTACAATGGCTCACTCACTACTCCTCCTTGCTACCAGAGCGTCCTCTGGACTGTCTTCCACAGAAAGGCTCAGATTTCTATGGAGCAG TTGGAGAAGCTACAGGAGACTTTATTATCTACAGAGGAGAGTGAACCCTCAAAGTTACTGGTCCAGAACTACAGAGCCCCTCAACCCCTCAACCATCGACTGGTTCTTGCCTCTTTCATCCCAGGTGAGGGTGCAGAtg GTGAAATGGTGGGTCTAGGCCTGGCAATCTTGTTCGGCTGTCTCTGCCTCTTGCTTGCTGGTTACTTCATTGCCAGGAAAATTCG GAGGAAGAGGCTGGGAGAACAGAAGAGTGTGGTCTTCACTTCATCCCGACGGGTTACCTCAGAGGAGTAG
- the APH1A gene encoding gamma-secretase subunit APH-1A isoform X2, whose protein sequence is MPPLPCKSSLKPHSPSPGAFFWLVSLLLASVVWFILVHVTDQSDARLQYGLLIFGAAVSVLLQEVFRFAYYKLLKKADEGLASLSEDGRSPISIRQMAYVSGLSFGIISGVFSVINILADALGPGVVGIHGDSPYYFLTSAFLTAALILLHTFWGIVFFDACERRRYWALGLVVGSHLLTSGLTFLNPWYEASLLPIYAVTLSMGIWAFITAGGSLRSIQRSLSCRRQEDSRVMVYSALRIPPED, encoded by the exons ATGCCTCCTCTCCCATGCAAATCCTCTCTGAAGCCACACTCCCCTTCTCCGGG AGCGTTCTTTTGGCTGGTCTCACTACTTTTGGCCTCCGTGGTCTGGTTCATCTTGGTCCATGTGACTGATCAGTCGGACGCCCGGCTCCAATATGGCCTCCTCATCTTTGGGGCTGCAGTTTCTGTCCTGCTTCAGGAGGTTTTCCGATTTGCCTACTACAAGCTCCTTAA GAAGGCAGATGAGGGCTTAGCATCGCTGAGTGAGGACGGAAGATCTCCCATCTCCATCCGCCAGATGGCCTATG TTTCTGGTCTGTCTTTCGGCATCATCAGTGGCGTTTTTTCCGTTATCAACATCTTGGCGGATGCTCTTGGTCCAGGTGTGGTTGGTATTCATGGAGATTCACCGTATTACTTCTTAACCTCAG cATTTCTGACAGCCGCCCTCATTTTGCTCCATACCTTTTGGGGGATTGTGTTTTTTGATGCCTGTGAGAGGAGACGATACTGGGCCTTGGGCTTGGTTGTTGGTAGTCACCTACTGACATCAGGATTG ACATTTTTGAATCCCTGGTATGAAGCCAGCCTGTTGCCCATCTATGCAGTTACTCTATCCATGGGGATCTGGGCATTCATCACAGCCGGAGGCTCCCTCCGAAGTATCCAGCGCAGCCTCTCGT GCCGACGGCAGGAGGACAGTCGGGTGATGGTGTATTCTGCCCTGCGCATCCCACCCGAGGACTGA
- the APH1A gene encoding gamma-secretase subunit APH-1A isoform X1 has protein sequence MGAAVFFGCTFVAFGPAFSLFLVTVAGDPLRVIILVAGAFFWLVSLLLASVVWFILVHVTDQSDARLQYGLLIFGAAVSVLLQEVFRFAYYKLLKKADEGLASLSEDGRSPISIRQMAYVSGLSFGIISGVFSVINILADALGPGVVGIHGDSPYYFLTSAFLTAALILLHTFWGIVFFDACERRRYWALGLVVGSHLLTSGLTFLNPWYEASLLPIYAVTLSMGIWAFITAGGSLRSIQRSLSCRRQEDSRVMVYSALRIPPED, from the exons ATGGGGGCCGCGGTCTTTTTCGGATGTACTTTCGTGGCCTTCGGCCCGGCCTTCTCGCTTTTTCTGGTCACGGTGGCGGGGGACCCGCTCCGGGTCATTATCCTGGTGGCCGG AGCGTTCTTTTGGCTGGTCTCACTACTTTTGGCCTCCGTGGTCTGGTTCATCTTGGTCCATGTGACTGATCAGTCGGACGCCCGGCTCCAATATGGCCTCCTCATCTTTGGGGCTGCAGTTTCTGTCCTGCTTCAGGAGGTTTTCCGATTTGCCTACTACAAGCTCCTTAA GAAGGCAGATGAGGGCTTAGCATCGCTGAGTGAGGACGGAAGATCTCCCATCTCCATCCGCCAGATGGCCTATG TTTCTGGTCTGTCTTTCGGCATCATCAGTGGCGTTTTTTCCGTTATCAACATCTTGGCGGATGCTCTTGGTCCAGGTGTGGTTGGTATTCATGGAGATTCACCGTATTACTTCTTAACCTCAG cATTTCTGACAGCCGCCCTCATTTTGCTCCATACCTTTTGGGGGATTGTGTTTTTTGATGCCTGTGAGAGGAGACGATACTGGGCCTTGGGCTTGGTTGTTGGTAGTCACCTACTGACATCAGGATTG ACATTTTTGAATCCCTGGTATGAAGCCAGCCTGTTGCCCATCTATGCAGTTACTCTATCCATGGGGATCTGGGCATTCATCACAGCCGGAGGCTCCCTCCGAAGTATCCAGCGCAGCCTCTCGT GCCGACGGCAGGAGGACAGTCGGGTGATGGTGTATTCTGCCCTGCGCATCCCACCCGAGGACTGA
- the APH1A gene encoding gamma-secretase subunit APH-1A isoform X3 — MGAAVFFGCTFVAFGPAFSLFLVTVAGDPLRVIILVAGRFSDLPTTSSLISGLSFGIISGVFSVINILADALGPGVVGIHGDSPYYFLTSAFLTAALILLHTFWGIVFFDACERRRYWALGLVVGSHLLTSGLTFLNPWYEASLLPIYAVTLSMGIWAFITAGGSLRSIQRSLSCRRQEDSRVMVYSALRIPPED, encoded by the exons ATGGGGGCCGCGGTCTTTTTCGGATGTACTTTCGTGGCCTTCGGCCCGGCCTTCTCGCTTTTTCTGGTCACGGTGGCGGGGGACCCGCTCCGGGTCATTATCCTGGTGGCCGG GAGGTTTTCCGATTTGCCTACTACAAGCTCCTTAA TTTCTGGTCTGTCTTTCGGCATCATCAGTGGCGTTTTTTCCGTTATCAACATCTTGGCGGATGCTCTTGGTCCAGGTGTGGTTGGTATTCATGGAGATTCACCGTATTACTTCTTAACCTCAG cATTTCTGACAGCCGCCCTCATTTTGCTCCATACCTTTTGGGGGATTGTGTTTTTTGATGCCTGTGAGAGGAGACGATACTGGGCCTTGGGCTTGGTTGTTGGTAGTCACCTACTGACATCAGGATTG ACATTTTTGAATCCCTGGTATGAAGCCAGCCTGTTGCCCATCTATGCAGTTACTCTATCCATGGGGATCTGGGCATTCATCACAGCCGGAGGCTCCCTCCGAAGTATCCAGCGCAGCCTCTCGT GCCGACGGCAGGAGGACAGTCGGGTGATGGTGTATTCTGCCCTGCGCATCCCACCCGAGGACTGA
- the C4H1orf54 gene encoding uncharacterized protein C1orf54 homolog: protein MDVLLIVIAAVPLILGQDYEEEDIYEELYEEYQVVYYTVTPYYDDLGVNFTLDYSRFEEEDRMNTENKTVTEAGDRKILQTMKELPGNVTQKPSEKASTMTTTPKETLYTKNWGQEGKEDGLRDKEGSTKEEPSAGPILQYHLPLLLLPWVLLSWILLL from the exons ATGGATGTTCTACTTATAGTCATAGCTGCTGTGCCGCTCATCTTGG GACAAGACTATGAAGAAGAAGACATATATGAAGAACTATATGAAGAATATCAGGTGGTCTATTATACAGTCACTCCATATTATG ATGACTTAGGAGTTAACTTTACCCTTGACTATTCCCGATTTGAAGAAGAGGACAGGATG AACACTGAGAATAAAACTGTAACTGAAGCAGGAGACAGGAAGATCTTGCAGACAATGAAAGAACTTCCAGGCAACGTCACACAGAAGCCATCAGAAAAA GCCAGTACAATGACCACTACACCAAAAGAGACATTATATACGAAGAACTGGGgccaagaaggaaaagaagatggcCTCAGAGACAAAGAAGGATCTACCAAAGAG gAGCCTTCAGCTGGGCCCATTCTGCAGTATCACCTCCCACTCCTCCTTCTGCCCTGGGTTCTGCTGAGTTGGATATTGCTACTTTAG
- the CIART gene encoding circadian-associated transcriptional repressor isoform X1, with amino-acid sequence MGLEKGRNRIMTLGWGCVMKLAQTGRDLLQQLPLMSIPSFSGNMESPSSISLYSSSSSSPSGVESALSDSGFPSDSEGDYKGAHGPKLEAGWQRGNQWLGPLRRCRRPLKSSGRQAASCLERPGVASPKAGSGMKRSRDSEEETCLNVQNPLTEGDRLFAQKCKELQGFIRPLTDLLNGLKMGRYERGLSSFQQSVAMDRIQRIVGVLQKPEMGERYLGTLLQVEGMLKTWFPHVTSQKSSPEDGKHKLLSKRLASSQTYPTGTSADIPRREINQIQPRHLDQGKEKLHSQEQEAAQLLPEWPAMNLTWIHTSPICNPPLSSLGSAAFSHGLLGPGASFGVILFLQPGTQSLAYSAPTTPVPAATMSPVLCEGPKDLPEEGPRCYSLPASLASTSLTSEWNPTLSPPCLPMVAREMVTRMDEKQALNFC; translated from the exons ATGGGtcttgagaaaggaaggaatcgaATAATGACTCTGGGTTGGGGATGCGTTATGAAGCTGGCACAGACTGGAAGAG ACCTACTACAGCAGCTGCCCTTAATGTCCATCCCCAGCTTTTCTGGAAACATGGAGTCTCCATCTAGTATTTCCCTctactcctcttcttcctcttccccctccggGGTGGAGAGTGCCCTCAGTGACTCTGGCTTTCCCTCAGATAGTGAGGGAGACTACAAGGGCGCTCATGGGCCCAAGTTGGAGGCTGGTTGGCAAAGGGGAAATCAGTGGCTGGGCCCCCTTCGACGTTGCCGACGCCCCCTGAAGTCCAGCGGTCGACAGGCTGCATCTTGCCTAGAAAGACCTGGCGTGGCTTCTCCCAAGGCTGGTTCCGGAATGAAAAGATCAAGAGACAGCGAGGAGGAAACCTGTCTGAACGTCCAAAATCCTCTTACAGAAGGAGATCGGCTCTTTGctcagaag TGTAAAGAGCTCCAAGGATTCATTCGCCCCCTCACGGACCTGTTGAATGGGCTGAAGATGGGCCGCTATGAGAGAG GATTAAGCAGTTTTCAACAGAGTGTAGCAATGGATAGGATTCAGCGAATTGTAGGTGTCCTACAGAAGCCTGAGATGGG TGAGCGTTATCTGGGGACCTTGTTACAAGTAGAGGGAATGTTGAAAACCTGGTTCCCTCACGTAACTTCCCAGAAGTCATCCCCAGAGGATGGGAAGCACAAACTTCTTTCTAAG CGCTTGGCCAGCAGCCAGACCTATCCAACTGGTACCTCAGCTGATATCCCCAGAAGGGAGATAAACCAGATTCAGCCAAGACATCTGgatcaaggaaaagaaaagttgcATTCTCAAGAACAAGAGGCGGCCCAACTCCTCCCAGAATGGCCAGCCATGAACTTGACCTGGATCCACACATCTCCCATCTGCAACCCACCTCTCAGTTCCCTTGGCTCAGCTGCCTTCAGCCATGGCCTTTTGGGTCCTGGTGCCAGCTTTGGGGTTATTCTCTTTCTTCAGCCTGGAACACAATCTTTAGCATATTCAGCACCCACCACTCCTGTTCCTGCTGCTACAATGTCTCCTGTTCTCTGTGAGGGTCCTAAGGATCTCCCTGAAGAAGGGCCTCGTTGCTACAGTTTGCCAGCTTCTCTAGCATCCACCTCATTGACCTCAGAATGGAACCCTACTCTGTCCCCACCCTGTTTACCTATGGTGGCCAGAGAGATGGTAACTAGAATGGATGAGAAACAGGCCCTTAATTTCTGttga
- the CIART gene encoding circadian-associated transcriptional repressor isoform X2, giving the protein MSIPSFSGNMESPSSISLYSSSSSSPSGVESALSDSGFPSDSEGDYKGAHGPKLEAGWQRGNQWLGPLRRCRRPLKSSGRQAASCLERPGVASPKAGSGMKRSRDSEEETCLNVQNPLTEGDRLFAQKCKELQGFIRPLTDLLNGLKMGRYERGLSSFQQSVAMDRIQRIVGVLQKPEMGERYLGTLLQVEGMLKTWFPHVTSQKSSPEDGKHKLLSKRLASSQTYPTGTSADIPRREINQIQPRHLDQGKEKLHSQEQEAAQLLPEWPAMNLTWIHTSPICNPPLSSLGSAAFSHGLLGPGASFGVILFLQPGTQSLAYSAPTTPVPAATMSPVLCEGPKDLPEEGPRCYSLPASLASTSLTSEWNPTLSPPCLPMVAREMVTRMDEKQALNFC; this is encoded by the exons ATGTCCATCCCCAGCTTTTCTGGAAACATGGAGTCTCCATCTAGTATTTCCCTctactcctcttcttcctcttccccctccggGGTGGAGAGTGCCCTCAGTGACTCTGGCTTTCCCTCAGATAGTGAGGGAGACTACAAGGGCGCTCATGGGCCCAAGTTGGAGGCTGGTTGGCAAAGGGGAAATCAGTGGCTGGGCCCCCTTCGACGTTGCCGACGCCCCCTGAAGTCCAGCGGTCGACAGGCTGCATCTTGCCTAGAAAGACCTGGCGTGGCTTCTCCCAAGGCTGGTTCCGGAATGAAAAGATCAAGAGACAGCGAGGAGGAAACCTGTCTGAACGTCCAAAATCCTCTTACAGAAGGAGATCGGCTCTTTGctcagaag TGTAAAGAGCTCCAAGGATTCATTCGCCCCCTCACGGACCTGTTGAATGGGCTGAAGATGGGCCGCTATGAGAGAG GATTAAGCAGTTTTCAACAGAGTGTAGCAATGGATAGGATTCAGCGAATTGTAGGTGTCCTACAGAAGCCTGAGATGGG TGAGCGTTATCTGGGGACCTTGTTACAAGTAGAGGGAATGTTGAAAACCTGGTTCCCTCACGTAACTTCCCAGAAGTCATCCCCAGAGGATGGGAAGCACAAACTTCTTTCTAAG CGCTTGGCCAGCAGCCAGACCTATCCAACTGGTACCTCAGCTGATATCCCCAGAAGGGAGATAAACCAGATTCAGCCAAGACATCTGgatcaaggaaaagaaaagttgcATTCTCAAGAACAAGAGGCGGCCCAACTCCTCCCAGAATGGCCAGCCATGAACTTGACCTGGATCCACACATCTCCCATCTGCAACCCACCTCTCAGTTCCCTTGGCTCAGCTGCCTTCAGCCATGGCCTTTTGGGTCCTGGTGCCAGCTTTGGGGTTATTCTCTTTCTTCAGCCTGGAACACAATCTTTAGCATATTCAGCACCCACCACTCCTGTTCCTGCTGCTACAATGTCTCCTGTTCTCTGTGAGGGTCCTAAGGATCTCCCTGAAGAAGGGCCTCGTTGCTACAGTTTGCCAGCTTCTCTAGCATCCACCTCATTGACCTCAGAATGGAACCCTACTCTGTCCCCACCCTGTTTACCTATGGTGGCCAGAGAGATGGTAACTAGAATGGATGAGAAACAGGCCCTTAATTTCTGttga